A stretch of Pogona vitticeps strain Pit_001003342236 chromosome 5, PviZW2.1, whole genome shotgun sequence DNA encodes these proteins:
- the TMEM154 gene encoding transmembrane protein 154 isoform X3, translating into MAEEASSGDGPLLSTTMATLGLTSSVAFLTTSDQDGQAAGTSLAEAEGSEVGSTTTTEPTDMQSAGLHPAVMFGVPAALLSILLVLLVIFIVRRRNQKQSKQDELGSENCKSPIFEEDTPSVMEIEMEELDKWMNSLKRNAECEYLPPVKEEKDCTANLSDSES; encoded by the exons ATGGCAGAAGAAGCAAGTTCCGGGGATGGTCCATTGCTATCTACTACCATGGCCACATTGGGACTTACCTCTTCCGTTGCATTTTTGACAACTAGCGATCAAGATGGACAGGCCGCTGGCACCTCATTAGCAGAAGCAGAGGGTTCTGAAGTGGGAAGCACCACCACTACAGAACCTACTGATATGCAATCAGCAGGCTTGCATCCGGCTGTGATGTTTGGCGTCCCTGCAGCGCTGCTCTCCATCTTGTTAGTTCTGCTGGTCATCTTTATTGTCAGACGCCGGAACCAGAAACAATCTAAACAAG ATGAACTTGGAAGTGAAAACTGCAAAAG TCCCATCTTTGAAGAGGACACACCCTCTGTTATGGAAATAGAGATGGAAGAACTTGATAAATGGATGAACAGCTTAAAACGAAATG CAGAATGTGAATATTTGCCTCctgtgaaagaagaaaaagactgcaCTGCCAACCTAAG TGACAGCGAATCTTGA